A part of Amycolatopsis lurida genomic DNA contains:
- a CDS encoding NHL domain-containing thioredoxin family protein: MTSPRTQSRVRAPELDGDGWLNTGGERITLAGLRGRVVLLDFWTSGCINCLHVLDELRPLEAEFADVLVTIGVHSPKFLHEGEAAAIEAAVRRYEVHHPVLNDPKMATWSQYAVKAWPTLVVVDPEGYVVHVAAGEGHAEALRRVIADLVATHEAKGTLRRGGSPYVPVEEQRTELRFPSKAVTTAEGRILVADTGNHSIVEFASDGETIIRRFGSGERGAQDGPFDLASFTEPSGITLLPYEVAERAGYHAVVADTAGHRLRGIDLITGEVSTVAGTGRQWRDGVDTGKALDIDLTSPWDVAWWGPAGGVVVAMAGNHTLSVFEPVSSTIRRFAGTTVEGLRDGDVHEAFFAQTSGLTPDGRKLWLADAETSALRWIQPEGETFTVHTAVGVDLFSFGHVDGPADKALLQHPLGLAVLPGETIAIADTYNGAIRRYDPITRQVTTLATGLAEPSGLLVHDGELLVVESAANRIGPVPLGEQAVAGDAHAVRRPPTVLAPGELEFSVVFTPPPGEKLDDRFGPSTRLEISASPPELLADGAGVGTDLFRRLRFAEGVSGGVLQVVAQAASCDDGGEHPACRITRQDWGVPVRFEKGGETVLSLVMAGDPGK, encoded by the coding sequence GTGACTTCCCCACGAACGCAGTCCCGCGTCCGGGCTCCCGAGCTCGACGGCGACGGGTGGCTCAACACCGGCGGCGAGCGGATCACGCTCGCCGGGCTGCGCGGCCGCGTCGTCCTGCTGGACTTCTGGACCAGCGGCTGCATCAACTGCCTGCACGTGCTGGACGAGCTGCGCCCGCTGGAGGCCGAGTTCGCCGACGTCCTGGTGACCATCGGCGTGCATTCGCCGAAGTTCCTGCACGAGGGCGAGGCGGCCGCGATCGAGGCCGCCGTGCGGCGCTACGAGGTGCACCACCCGGTCCTCAACGACCCGAAGATGGCCACCTGGTCGCAGTACGCGGTCAAGGCGTGGCCGACGCTGGTCGTCGTCGACCCCGAGGGGTACGTCGTCCACGTCGCCGCCGGTGAGGGGCACGCCGAGGCGTTGCGCCGGGTGATCGCCGACCTCGTCGCGACCCACGAGGCCAAGGGCACGTTGCGCCGCGGCGGCAGCCCGTACGTCCCGGTCGAGGAGCAGCGCACCGAGCTGCGCTTCCCGAGCAAGGCCGTCACCACCGCCGAAGGCCGCATCCTGGTCGCCGACACCGGCAACCACTCCATCGTCGAGTTCGCGTCCGACGGCGAGACGATCATCCGCCGCTTCGGCAGCGGCGAACGCGGCGCGCAGGACGGGCCGTTCGACCTGGCGAGCTTCACCGAACCGTCCGGGATCACCCTGTTGCCGTACGAGGTCGCCGAGCGCGCGGGTTACCACGCCGTCGTCGCCGACACGGCCGGTCACCGCCTGCGCGGTATCGACCTGATCACCGGAGAGGTCTCCACGGTCGCCGGCACCGGTCGTCAGTGGCGCGACGGCGTCGACACCGGCAAGGCGCTCGACATCGACCTCACCAGCCCCTGGGACGTCGCGTGGTGGGGGCCCGCGGGCGGCGTCGTGGTCGCCATGGCGGGCAACCACACCCTGAGCGTGTTCGAGCCGGTCTCGAGCACCATCCGCCGCTTCGCCGGCACGACCGTCGAGGGCCTGCGAGACGGCGACGTCCACGAAGCGTTCTTCGCGCAGACGTCCGGTCTCACGCCCGACGGGCGGAAGCTGTGGCTCGCGGACGCGGAGACGTCGGCACTGCGCTGGATCCAGCCCGAGGGCGAGACGTTCACCGTGCACACCGCGGTCGGCGTCGACCTGTTCTCCTTCGGTCACGTCGACGGCCCCGCCGACAAGGCGCTCCTGCAGCATCCGCTCGGCCTCGCCGTGCTGCCCGGCGAAACCATCGCGATCGCCGACACCTACAACGGCGCCATCCGCCGCTACGACCCGATCACCCGGCAGGTGACCACGCTCGCGACCGGTCTCGCGGAGCCGTCCGGTCTGCTCGTGCACGACGGCGAGCTGCTGGTCGTCGAGTCCGCGGCCAACCGCATCGGGCCGGTGCCGCTCGGTGAGCAGGCGGTGGCCGGGGACGCGCACGCGGTCCGCCGTCCGCCGACCGTGCTGGCGCCGGGTGAGCTGGAGTTCTCCGTCGTCTTCACCCCGCCGCCGGGAGAGAAGCTCGACGACCGGTTCGGCCCGTCGACGCGGCTGGAGATCAGCGCGTCGCCGCCGGAACTGCTCGCCGACGGCGCGGGGGTGGGCACGGACCTGTTCCGCAGGCTCCGGTTCGCCGAGGGCGTCTCCGGAGGGGTCCTGCAGGTCGTCGCACAGGCCGCCAGCTGTGACGACGGTGGTGAGCACCCCGCGTGCCGCATCACCCGCCAGGACTGGGGCGTGCCGGTGCGGTTCGAAAAGGGCGGAGAAACCGTGCTGAGCCTGGTCATGGCGGGCGATCCGGGTAAGTAG
- a CDS encoding GroES family chaperonin, with amino-acid sequence MLQDRVLVKLSPEDGERRSSGGIVIPATAQVARRLAWGDVLGVGNSVRNVKTGDRVLFNPDDQHEVEIQGEGHLVMRERDIHAVATERTEHGTGLYL; translated from the coding sequence ATGCTGCAGGACAGGGTGCTCGTGAAGCTGTCCCCCGAGGACGGAGAGCGCCGGAGTTCCGGCGGCATCGTCATTCCCGCCACCGCGCAGGTCGCGCGGCGCCTCGCGTGGGGTGATGTACTGGGCGTGGGCAACAGTGTGCGGAACGTCAAGACCGGTGACCGCGTGCTGTTCAACCCGGACGACCAGCACGAGGTCGAGATCCAGGGCGAGGGGCACCTGGTGATGCGGGAGCGCGACATCCACGCCGTGGCGACCGAACGGACCGAACACGGCACGGGGTTGTACTTGTAG
- a CDS encoding VanW family protein, translating to MARDGQDDLFTDDLLPDSDQGLVDELFEGDRVVQPPPTPASKLRRGLGKALMVTGVLMGLFVVAYAVDLIVSAGDVPRGVTVAGIDVGGLTHKEAESKLRRELEPRLIEPVRVRAGDVRTVLYPTSSGLGLDWPQTLGRAGHQPLSPYTRLMSFFSSREVGVVTWTDAPKLEKAVSDLAAAKLNRPPVEGNITFQAVPGSDGGVVPAAVEPRNGQTVADVKEAVTAVTDRWLSDEGVEFKVNVAPVKATSPGVHAALVKIVVPAVAKPLVIRGEGKDATLKPHTIAESFQFAARDDGNLEVRIDQGKLRAAAQPQLKETETDGADAQIVFVGDRPAVQPSKDARKINWDHTFSLLTSVLAKSEERELKAIYDASSPAVSTDAANVLGINEIIGEFTTSGLSGPALTNVQALASRVSGAIVKPNETFSLGARSGARTADAGYVPAPVNEDGTGPAVVGGGVSQLATTLYNAAYLAGLADGGHLEHDHYLDRYPVARDAKAINDDGSPVELQIVNDAPTGIAIQVIPANGSVTVRIWGTKRFSVQSVGGERHSYVPQPVQVGSGPGCVPDPGAAGFSTSDTRVLIDVVTGTEVRRETRNATYSPRAAILCA from the coding sequence TTGGCACGCGATGGGCAAGACGACCTGTTCACCGACGACCTCCTCCCGGACTCCGACCAGGGCCTGGTGGACGAGCTCTTCGAGGGCGACCGGGTGGTCCAGCCGCCACCCACGCCCGCGTCGAAGCTCCGCCGAGGGCTCGGCAAGGCCCTCATGGTCACCGGCGTGCTCATGGGTCTGTTCGTGGTGGCCTACGCGGTCGATCTGATCGTCAGCGCCGGGGACGTCCCGCGCGGTGTCACGGTGGCGGGGATCGACGTCGGCGGCCTCACGCACAAGGAGGCCGAGTCGAAGCTTCGCCGTGAGCTGGAGCCCAGGCTGATCGAGCCGGTGCGGGTGCGGGCGGGCGACGTCCGGACGGTGCTGTACCCGACATCGTCGGGTCTCGGCCTGGACTGGCCGCAGACGCTGGGGCGCGCCGGCCATCAGCCGCTGAGCCCGTACACGCGGCTGATGTCGTTCTTCAGCAGCCGTGAGGTCGGCGTCGTCACCTGGACCGACGCGCCGAAGCTCGAAAAGGCCGTCTCGGACCTCGCCGCCGCGAAGCTGAATCGCCCGCCGGTCGAAGGGAACATCACGTTCCAGGCCGTGCCGGGCAGCGACGGCGGGGTCGTCCCGGCCGCGGTCGAACCGCGGAACGGGCAGACGGTGGCCGACGTCAAGGAGGCGGTCACCGCGGTCACGGATCGCTGGCTGAGCGACGAGGGCGTCGAGTTCAAGGTGAACGTCGCGCCCGTGAAGGCGACTTCGCCCGGTGTGCACGCGGCGCTCGTCAAGATCGTCGTCCCCGCGGTCGCGAAGCCGCTCGTCATCCGCGGCGAGGGCAAGGACGCGACGCTGAAACCGCACACGATCGCGGAGTCCTTCCAGTTCGCCGCGCGCGACGACGGGAACCTCGAAGTCCGCATCGACCAGGGCAAACTGCGCGCCGCCGCGCAGCCTCAGCTCAAGGAGACCGAGACCGACGGGGCGGACGCGCAGATCGTCTTCGTCGGCGACAGGCCGGCGGTGCAGCCGTCGAAGGACGCGCGGAAGATCAACTGGGACCACACGTTCTCGTTGCTGACCTCCGTGCTCGCGAAGAGCGAAGAGCGGGAGCTGAAGGCGATCTACGACGCCAGCAGCCCGGCCGTCAGCACCGACGCGGCGAACGTCCTCGGCATCAACGAGATCATCGGCGAATTCACCACGTCGGGCCTGAGCGGGCCGGCGCTGACGAACGTGCAGGCGTTGGCGAGCAGGGTTTCCGGCGCCATCGTGAAGCCGAACGAGACGTTCAGCCTCGGCGCGCGGTCCGGGGCGAGGACGGCGGACGCGGGATACGTCCCCGCTCCGGTGAACGAAGACGGCACCGGGCCGGCCGTGGTCGGCGGCGGCGTCTCCCAGCTCGCGACGACGCTCTACAACGCCGCGTACCTGGCGGGCCTGGCCGACGGCGGGCATCTGGAGCACGACCACTACCTGGACCGCTATCCGGTCGCGCGTGACGCCAAGGCGATTAACGACGACGGTTCGCCGGTCGAGCTGCAGATCGTCAACGACGCCCCCACCGGGATCGCGATCCAGGTGATCCCCGCCAACGGCTCGGTGACCGTGCGGATCTGGGGCACGAAACGGTTTTCGGTGCAGAGCGTCGGCGGCGAGCGGCACTCCTACGTCCCTCAGCCGGTGCAGGTGGGGTCGGGACCCGGCTGCGTACCAGATCCCGGTGCGGCCGGGTTCAGCACGTCGGACACCCGCGTGCTGATCGACGTCGTCACCGGGACGGAGGTCCGCCGGGAGACCCGCAACGCGACCTACTCGCCGCGGGCCGCGATCCTCTGTGCCTGA
- a CDS encoding leucine-rich repeat domain-containing protein — protein MTTRLDLSGQGLTSLPGLPLPASLEHLDLYDNQLTSVPDELWSLSGLRVLNLAANRLTAISPAIGALRNLHTLDLGHNELPALPDELGELTGLTEYLYVSDNRLTEFPAALCSLDRLKYLGCTDNRIPTLPDDLSGLASLREFRLYGNGLTDLPESIGTLSALRELHLRKNLLTSLPSSLGQLSELRQLDLRENKLTSLPSSIARLSKLDKLDLRWNKELREPSWLADFEARGCMVLR, from the coding sequence GTGACCACTCGACTCGATCTCAGTGGCCAGGGGCTGACCTCCCTGCCCGGCCTTCCGCTCCCTGCCTCGCTCGAGCACCTGGACCTGTACGACAACCAGCTGACGTCGGTTCCCGACGAGCTGTGGTCGCTGTCCGGGCTCCGCGTGCTGAATCTCGCCGCCAACCGGCTGACCGCCATCTCGCCCGCGATCGGCGCCCTGCGGAATCTGCACACGCTGGATCTCGGGCACAACGAGCTTCCGGCCCTGCCGGACGAACTCGGTGAGCTGACCGGGCTGACCGAATACCTCTACGTGAGCGACAACCGGCTCACCGAATTCCCCGCCGCGCTCTGTTCGCTCGACCGGCTGAAATACCTGGGCTGCACGGACAATCGCATTCCCACCCTTCCGGACGACCTCTCCGGACTGGCCTCGTTGCGCGAATTCCGCTTGTACGGCAACGGGCTGACGGACCTGCCGGAGTCGATCGGGACGCTTTCCGCGTTACGCGAGCTGCATCTGCGGAAGAACCTGCTGACTTCCTTGCCCTCCTCCCTCGGGCAGCTGAGCGAGTTGCGTCAGCTGGACCTGCGCGAGAACAAGCTGACCTCGCTGCCGTCGTCCATCGCCCGGCTATCCAAATTGGACAAACTGGATCTGCGCTGGAACAAGGAACTGCGGGAGCCGTCGTGGCTCGCGGACTTCGAGGCGCGCGGCTGCATGGTGCTGCGGTGA
- a CDS encoding GlsB/YeaQ/YmgE family stress response membrane protein, whose translation MLGGLWGIITTIVVGLILGVIGRMLASGDQKIPMWLTIVVGIVAAFIGNWLAGVFGVRDTPGIDWIRHAFQVGAAVVGVIAAAAIYAKVKGGGHRAVT comes from the coding sequence ATGTTGGGTGGCCTTTGGGGCATCATCACCACGATCGTGGTCGGGCTGATCCTCGGCGTCATCGGCCGGATGCTGGCGTCCGGCGATCAGAAGATCCCGATGTGGCTGACGATCGTGGTCGGTATCGTCGCCGCTTTCATCGGAAACTGGCTGGCCGGCGTGTTCGGTGTCCGTGACACGCCGGGCATCGACTGGATCCGGCACGCCTTCCAGGTCGGCGCGGCCGTCGTCGGCGTCATCGCCGCGGCCGCCATCTACGCGAAGGTGAAGGGCGGCGGACACCGCGCCGTGACCTGA
- a CDS encoding GlsB/YeaQ/YmgE family stress response membrane protein, which yields MTVTGIITAIVVGLILGVLGRFFAPGKQSIPIWLTILVGIVAAFIGTAIARGLGYADTKGFDWLELITQIVLAGIGVTLAANLYGRRGVTR from the coding sequence ATGACAGTCACCGGCATCATCACGGCGATCGTGGTCGGTTTGATCCTCGGGGTGCTCGGCAGGTTCTTCGCCCCCGGCAAGCAGTCCATCCCGATCTGGCTGACCATCCTCGTCGGTATCGTCGCCGCCTTCATCGGAACGGCGATCGCCCGTGGGCTCGGTTACGCGGACACGAAGGGCTTCGACTGGCTCGAACTCATCACCCAGATCGTCCTCGCCGGTATCGGGGTGACCCTGGCCGCGAACCTCTACGGACGCCGAGGTGTCACCCGGTAA
- a CDS encoding acyl-CoA dehydrogenase, producing the protein MGHYKSNVRDLEFNLFEVLGVQDRLGKGVLAESDEETARGVLTELNKLASGPLADSYADADRNPPVYDPKTFSVKIPESFKKSYQALMDGEWWRLGLPNELGGFGLPPTVQWAAAELILGANAPLFMYMAGPNFAGIVDKNGTDEQKRWAQIMIDRGWGATMVLTEPDAGSDVGAGRAKAVKQEDGSWHIDGVKRFITSAENDMVENIMHLVLARPEGPGIETRPGTKGLSLFLVPKFHFDGETGELGERNGAFVTNVEHKMGIKASTTCELTFGQHGTPAKGWLLGEVHDGIAQMFQVIEYARMMVGTKAIATLSTGYLNALEYAKERVQGADLPNMLNKAAPRVTITHHPDVRRSLMLQKAYAEGLRAVYLYTATFQDQVWTGEGDEASQKVAHGVNDLLLPIVKGVGSERATEQLVQSLQTLGGSGFLQDYPIEQYIRDAKIDSLYEGTTAIQSLDFFFRKIVRDKGASLAYVAGEITKTIESEIGNGRLKNERVLLKQALEDTQGMLGSLIGYLTSSQEDPQNINKVGQHTVRLLMSVGDLLIGWQLIKHAEVAIGKLDAGASAKDVPFYEGKLAVASFFAKNVLPELTSRRAIVEAADNSLMDIPEAAF; encoded by the coding sequence ATGGGCCACTACAAGAGCAACGTCCGAGACCTGGAGTTCAACCTCTTCGAGGTACTCGGCGTGCAGGACCGCCTCGGCAAGGGCGTCCTCGCGGAATCCGATGAGGAGACCGCCCGCGGCGTGCTGACCGAGCTGAACAAGCTCGCTTCCGGTCCCCTCGCCGACTCGTACGCCGACGCGGACCGCAACCCGCCGGTGTACGACCCGAAGACCTTCTCGGTGAAGATCCCCGAGTCGTTCAAGAAGAGCTACCAGGCGCTGATGGACGGCGAATGGTGGCGGCTGGGCCTGCCGAACGAGCTGGGCGGTTTCGGCCTGCCCCCGACCGTGCAGTGGGCCGCGGCCGAGCTGATCCTCGGCGCCAACGCGCCGCTGTTCATGTACATGGCGGGCCCGAACTTCGCCGGCATCGTCGACAAGAACGGCACCGACGAGCAGAAGCGCTGGGCGCAGATCATGATCGACCGTGGCTGGGGCGCCACGATGGTGCTCACCGAGCCCGACGCCGGTTCCGACGTCGGCGCCGGCCGCGCCAAGGCCGTCAAGCAGGAGGACGGCTCCTGGCACATCGACGGCGTGAAGCGGTTCATCACCTCGGCCGAGAACGACATGGTCGAGAACATCATGCACCTGGTGCTCGCCCGTCCCGAGGGCCCCGGCATCGAGACCAGGCCCGGCACCAAGGGCCTTTCGCTCTTCCTCGTGCCGAAGTTCCACTTCGACGGCGAGACCGGTGAGCTGGGCGAGCGCAACGGCGCCTTCGTCACCAACGTCGAGCACAAGATGGGCATCAAGGCCTCCACCACCTGTGAGCTGACCTTCGGCCAGCACGGCACGCCCGCCAAGGGCTGGCTGCTCGGGGAGGTGCACGACGGCATCGCGCAGATGTTCCAGGTCATCGAGTACGCCCGCATGATGGTCGGCACGAAGGCCATCGCGACGCTGTCGACCGGTTACCTCAACGCGCTCGAGTACGCCAAGGAGCGCGTCCAGGGCGCCGACCTGCCGAACATGCTGAACAAGGCGGCGCCGCGCGTCACCATCACCCACCACCCGGACGTCCGCCGCTCGCTGATGCTGCAGAAGGCGTACGCCGAGGGCCTGCGCGCGGTGTACCTGTACACGGCGACCTTCCAGGACCAGGTGTGGACCGGCGAGGGCGACGAGGCTTCGCAGAAGGTCGCGCACGGCGTCAACGACCTGCTGCTGCCGATCGTCAAGGGCGTGGGCTCCGAGCGCGCGACCGAGCAGCTCGTGCAGTCGCTGCAGACCCTCGGCGGGTCGGGCTTCCTGCAGGACTACCCGATCGAGCAGTACATCCGGGACGCGAAGATCGACTCGCTGTACGAAGGCACCACGGCCATCCAGTCGCTGGACTTCTTCTTCCGCAAGATCGTCCGCGACAAGGGTGCTTCGCTGGCCTACGTCGCAGGGGAGATCACGAAGACCATCGAGTCGGAGATCGGCAACGGGCGCCTCAAGAACGAGCGCGTCCTGCTCAAGCAGGCGCTGGAAGACACCCAGGGCATGCTCGGCTCGCTGATCGGCTACCTGACCTCGTCGCAGGAAGACCCGCAGAACATCAACAAGGTCGGCCAGCACACGGTCCGCCTGCTGATGTCGGTCGGCGACCTGCTCATCGGCTGGCAGCTCATCAAGCACGCCGAGGTCGCCATCGGCAAGCTCGACGCGGGCGCGTCCGCGAAGGACGTCCCGTTCTACGAGGGCAAGCTCGCCGTGGCGTCGTTCTTCGCGAAGAACGTGCTGCCGGAGCTGACGTCGCGCCGCGCGATCGTCGAGGCCGCGGACAACAGCCTCATGGACATCCCCGAAGCCGCGTTCTAA
- a CDS encoding response regulator transcription factor, which translates to MRSIEPNRTQAGRPGGLSPGGRGLGVAAVDPIPIFCEGLSSLVHRTPGLQWLGHAASHHAALQLCEQLKPDVIVLDSALDPNCHLSRLLSGGDPALVIITMIRDTNRTQQYLAAAIAAGVHAIVPRATDGRHLAEAIRRAHSDRRYIDPTLAALTARPKRQPVLPKPGDAPKAATARGLMPLSRREYQVLQLVAEGLENSGIAKILFLSVETVRTHVKSILRKLSARDRTHAVTIAFRSGILVANPDDGHTPAETPAASSIAPSSR; encoded by the coding sequence ATGAGAAGCATCGAGCCGAACCGAACTCAGGCCGGCAGGCCTGGCGGCCTGTCACCAGGCGGCCGCGGACTCGGCGTGGCCGCCGTCGATCCGATCCCGATCTTCTGCGAGGGCCTGAGCTCGCTGGTCCATCGCACGCCGGGTCTTCAGTGGCTCGGGCACGCGGCCAGCCATCACGCGGCGCTCCAACTGTGCGAACAGCTCAAACCGGACGTCATCGTGCTGGATTCGGCGCTCGACCCGAACTGCCATCTGTCCCGCCTGCTCAGCGGCGGCGACCCGGCGCTGGTCATCATCACGATGATCAGGGACACGAACCGCACGCAGCAGTACCTCGCCGCGGCGATCGCGGCGGGTGTGCACGCGATCGTGCCGCGGGCGACCGACGGGCGGCATCTGGCCGAGGCGATCCGGCGCGCGCACAGCGACCGTCGCTACATCGACCCGACGCTGGCGGCGCTGACCGCGCGGCCGAAACGCCAGCCCGTGCTCCCGAAGCCGGGCGACGCCCCCAAAGCGGCGACCGCGCGCGGTCTGATGCCGCTGTCCCGCCGCGAATACCAGGTCCTGCAACTGGTGGCCGAGGGGCTGGAGAACTCCGGGATCGCGAAGATCCTGTTCCTGTCGGTGGAAACCGTGCGGACGCACGTCAAGAGCATCCTGCGCAAACTTTCCGCCCGCGACCGGACACATGCGGTGACGATCGCGTTCCGCTCCGGCATCCTGGTGGCGAACCCGGACGACGGGCACACCCCGGCCGAGACGCCCGCCGCTTCTTCGATCGCGCCGTCATCGCGCTGA
- the mug gene encoding G/U mismatch-specific DNA glycosylase, translated as MRTKPTKDELAAAYGKTIDDVIAPDLDVLFCGINPGLYSGALGLHFARPGNRFWPALYRGGFTPRLLDPSEQHELLGLGLGITNVVARTTARADELTPDEFREGGRLLAARVAEYRPRWLAVVGITAFRTAFGLPKAKVGPQDGEIGGARVWVLPNPSGLNAHWTPAALGDEFGRLRAEVHSE; from the coding sequence GTGAGGACCAAACCGACCAAGGACGAGCTGGCCGCCGCCTACGGCAAGACCATCGACGACGTCATCGCGCCCGATCTGGACGTGCTGTTCTGCGGGATCAACCCCGGTCTCTATTCGGGCGCGCTCGGTCTGCACTTCGCCAGGCCGGGCAACCGGTTCTGGCCCGCGCTGTACCGCGGCGGTTTCACCCCGCGCCTGCTCGACCCCAGCGAGCAGCACGAACTGCTCGGCCTCGGCCTCGGCATCACGAACGTCGTCGCGCGGACGACGGCGCGTGCCGACGAGCTGACCCCGGACGAATTCCGCGAAGGCGGGCGCCTCCTCGCGGCGAGGGTCGCCGAATACCGGCCACGCTGGCTCGCCGTGGTGGGGATCACGGCCTTCCGGACGGCGTTCGGCCTGCCGAAGGCGAAGGTCGGCCCCCAGGACGGCGAGATCGGCGGGGCACGGGTCTGGGTCCTGCCCAATCCCAGCGGACTGAACGCGCATTGGACGCCCGCGGCGCTCGGGGACGAATTCGGCCGCCTCCGCGCCGAGGTCCACTCTGAGTAG
- a CDS encoding class I SAM-dependent methyltransferase, whose amino-acid sequence MEQGAFTADGCPVEVYRLLPPGDEPGVVHAAIPDGAPILELGCGVGRVTHALLDLGHQVVAVDESPEMLAYVRADKVCSKIEELRLGRVFDAVLLGSHLVNTASVVDREAFLSTARAHVTPGGRVLVEWHPPEWFESVREAQGGRLGEVDVRLERVVRDGDLLSAVVRYSVAGGSWSQPFTCRRLDSEALNAALTRAGLVFERWCTDDRTWFSATSA is encoded by the coding sequence ATGGAGCAAGGGGCGTTCACGGCCGACGGCTGTCCGGTCGAGGTCTACCGGCTGCTACCGCCCGGCGACGAGCCGGGGGTGGTGCACGCGGCGATCCCGGACGGCGCCCCGATCCTGGAACTCGGCTGCGGCGTGGGGCGGGTCACGCATGCGCTGCTGGACCTGGGGCATCAGGTGGTCGCGGTGGACGAGTCGCCGGAGATGCTCGCGTACGTCCGCGCGGACAAAGTGTGTTCGAAGATCGAGGAACTGCGGCTCGGGCGGGTCTTCGACGCGGTACTGCTGGGCAGCCACCTGGTCAACACCGCCTCCGTGGTCGATCGCGAGGCCTTCCTGTCCACCGCCCGCGCCCATGTCACGCCCGGTGGCCGGGTGCTCGTCGAGTGGCATCCGCCGGAGTGGTTCGAGTCGGTCCGTGAAGCCCAGGGCGGCAGGCTGGGCGAGGTCGACGTGCGGCTCGAGCGCGTCGTCCGTGACGGTGACCTGCTGTCGGCCGTCGTGCGGTACTCGGTGGCGGGTGGGTCGTGGAGCCAGCCTTTCACCTGCCGCCGTCTCGACTCGGAGGCGCTGAACGCCGCCCTGACCAGGGCGGGCCTGGTCTTCGAGCGCTGGTGCACCGACGACCGCACCTGGTTCTCGGCGACCTCCGCGTGA